Below is a window of Nocardia asteroides DNA.
TACTGGGCGGTGTGGGTGTCCACGTGCATGGCCGAGATCACCGTCGCGGGCAAGTACGTGCAGTACTGGTTCGACATCCCGCAGTGGGTGACCGCGCTGGTCGTGCTGGCGGTGTTGTTCGGCGCGAACCTGATCTCGGTGCGGCTCTTCGGTGAGGGCGAGTTCTGGTTCTCGGCCATCAAGGTCACCGCGATCCTGGCGATGATCCTGATCGGCATCGGCGTACTGGTGTTCGGCTTCGGCCACGCCGCCGATCCGACCGTGACCAACCTGTGGGCCGACGGCGGTGTCTTCCCGAACGGCTTCGGCCAGACCCTGCTGGTGCTGCAGATCGTCGTCTTCGCCTATGTCGGTGTGGAACTCGTCGGCGTGACGGCGGGGGAGGCCCGCGACCCGAAGGCGACCCTGCGCAAGGCGATCAACACCCTGCCGTTCCGGATCGGCCTGTTCTACGTGGGCGCGCTGGTGGTGATCATGTCGGTGGCGAGCTGGCGCAGCTTCCACGCCGGGCGCAGCCCCTTCGTCGAGGTGTTCGAACAGATCGGCATCCCGGCCGCCGCGGGCATCATCAATTTCGTGCTGCTCACCGCGGCGCTGTCGTCGTGCAACTCCGGCATCTATTCCACCGGCCGGATGCTGCGCAGCCTGGCGCTGCGCGACGAGGCGCCCGCGCGGTTCGCGGCCCTGAGCAAGCAGTCGGTGCCGTTCACCGGCATCTGCGCTTCGGCCGCGGCCATGGTGATCGGCGTGGTGGTGAACGTGATCTCCCCGGAGAAGGCCTTCGCCTACATCACCTCGGTCAGCACCGTCGGCATCATCGTCGTGTGGGGCGTCATCCTGGTGTGCCACCTGAAATATCGCGCCAAGGTGCGCGCCGGTGAACTGCCCGCCAGCGATTACCGGCTGCCCGGCGCGCCCGTGACCACCTGGGCCGCACTGGGCTTCCTCGGTCTGGTCGTGGTGCTGCTGCTGTGGACCGACGGTGGCCGCACGGCGCTGCTGGTGGGCGCGGTGTG
It encodes the following:
- a CDS encoding amino acid permease codes for the protein MSADGTGLSTAAVPAPNSTTESEGYARGLSPRTIQMIAIGGAIGTGLFYGAGGAIEQAGPSLILAYLVAGLAIFVIMRALGELLTYRPVSGSFAEYAHEFLGRFAGFATGWSYWAVWVSTCMAEITVAGKYVQYWFDIPQWVTALVVLAVLFGANLISVRLFGEGEFWFSAIKVTAILAMILIGIGVLVFGFGHAADPTVTNLWADGGVFPNGFGQTLLVLQIVVFAYVGVELVGVTAGEARDPKATLRKAINTLPFRIGLFYVGALVVIMSVASWRSFHAGRSPFVEVFEQIGIPAAAGIINFVLLTAALSSCNSGIYSTGRMLRSLALRDEAPARFAALSKQSVPFTGICASAAAMVIGVVVNVISPEKAFAYITSVSTVGIIVVWGVILVCHLKYRAKVRAGELPASDYRLPGAPVTTWAALGFLGLVVVLLLWTDGGRTALLVGAVWAALVCLGYYAFGRRGVGHTG